CTAATATCGAAAAAGCTCTAAACGAGCTAAAAGAGACTTTAAAAGATGAGAGTGCTTCAAAAGAACAGATGGATGCAAAAGTAAAAGCTCTAAGCGAAGCAAGTCATAAGCTAGCAGAGGCTATGTATAAAAAAGATGATAACGCTAATGCAAATGCTGATGCAGCTTCTAAAAATAAAAAGAAAGATGACGACGTAATAGACGCCGAAGTCGAATAAACTACGAGGGGCTAATTGAGCCCCTTTTTTCTCATAAATCAATAAATTAAAAATATTAAATTTATCCAAGCAGTCTAGTGACTTGATTTTGTAAATTTACGTTGTTATGCGCTTGAGCCATAATGGACGCATTTAGTTTTAAATTATTGCTATTTAGATCAGTTATATTTTTAGCCATATCATTATTTAGCATATTATTTTCACTTGATTTAAGCGCTACGTTTTTAGTCAAACTAGAATTTATTCCCGAAATCATTGCATTTTGAGTCGATCCAATCTCCGCGCGTAGTGAATTTACATTGGATATAAATTTATGTATACTATCTTGATTAGCCACATCAATATCAGATGAGTTAATGGATGATAAATTTAGCCCTTGCATGCCGTTTCCGGTTAAGAAGTTCATTTCACCGCCAAAGATATTCTTGCCGTTAAAGCTTGCTTGAGAAAGACTATCGTCCATAGATTTTACTAAAGCTGTAGCCTCACTTCTTATCATTCTTCTTTGGTCGCTATTTAAAGCGGCATTATTAAAAGACACGGATAGCTCGTTTATCCTATCGGCGCTCTTTGTGATATTTGCAAGAGTGCTATCCGCGATTTGAAGCATCGCTATAGCGTCATTTGCATTTGTAATACCCTGCTCTAGCACAGAGCTTTGAGCTTTTAAATTATCGGCTATTATTAGATTAGCACTATCAATACCACTTATAGCGCGCTCGGCAGCTATATTCTTTAACGCTTTATCGCTACTATTTTTAGCCTGTTCGAGATAGTGATTGTTTAAATTTGCACTGTATCCTGCTAGTTTCATATCAAATTCCTTTAAATTTTGCACATTATACAAATTATCTTATAAATTTCTTATAAACAAGAACCTTTTATCTCATTATACCTTACTTCCACAGAGCGCTTATGAGCTGTCAGTCCTTCTGCTTCCGCAAGCCTCATGCAGGCAAGCCCTAATTCGCTTATACCTTTAGTTCCAACAGAGATAATAGAAGTTTTTTTCATAAAATTTTCAACCCCAAGAGGAGAGTAAAATCTAGCACTTCCGCCTGTAGGAAGAGTATGGTTTGGTCCAGCCAGATAATCCCCCATAGCTTCAGGAGTAAAGTGCCCTAAAAATATAGCCCCTGCATGCTTAATATCATTCATAATCTCAAGAGCATTATTTGTAGCAATTTCCAAGTGCTCTACCGCAAGCTCATTCATAAGAGACACACACTCGTTCATATCTTTTGCTACTATTATTGCACTTTTATTTTTTATACTTGCCCCAGCTATTTCGCGCCTTTCAAGACTCTTTAATTCCTCATTTATATGCTCTTGAACCTTGGTTGCAAAAGCTTGATTTGGAGTGATTAAAAATGCACTGGCAAGCTCATCATGCTCGGCCTGAGAGAGCATGTCTATAGCTATATGGCGAGCATTTGCGCTCTCATCTGCTATTACGCCTATCTCGCTTGGCCCTGCTATCATGTCGATATTTACCTCTCCGTAAACAAGCTTTTTAGCCGTTGCGACGTAGATATTTCCCGGCCCTGTTATCACGTCTACTTTTTTTATGCTCTTTGTGCCGTATGCCATCGCGGCGATCGCGCTTGCTCCGCCTACCTTAAAAGCCTCTTTTATACCGCATACGTGCATAGCTGCTAAAAGTAGCTTGTTTACTTTTCCTTCAACTGCAGGAGTACAAACAACTATCTCTTTTACGCCGGCTACTATAGCAGGAATTGCGTTCATAAGAAGCGAGCTAGGATATGCTGCTTTGCCGCCAGGTATATAAAGTCCGGCTCTATCAATAGGGGTGTATTTTGCACCAAGAAGCACATCGACACTATCTCTTTTGGTCCAAGTCTTAGGTATGCTTTTTTCATGATAAGCCTTAATGCGATCATAGGCTAAGTTTAGCGCCACTCTTAGCGAATCGTCAATATCATCATAAGCGTTTTGCATATCTATCGGATTTATTTTAAAGTTACTCTCGTCAGGATTCCAGCGATCAAATTTAGAAATCTGCTCAAAAAGCTCCCTATCCCCTTCTTTTTTAACATCATTTAAAATTCCGGAAACCACCGGCATAACATGACTCATATCCATATCAGACCTATTTACCAGCCTATCAAATTTCTCTCTAAAATCAGTATCTGTTGTAAGTAAAAATTTCATCTCATCTCCCTCATTTTTATCTTTCTTTCGTATCTTATTTTTTGACTAATATTACCTAAAATTCCACCTTGATGGATATATAAAATTTCATTTTTAAATCTATCCAAATTTGCAAAAAGTGTTAAAAGCCCTACAGGATCATAGATTAGATCAAATTCTATGCCTGTTTCTTTTAAAATTTCTTGCCAAATTTCATAAAGCTCAAATTTTAAATCCCCATAGTGATATTTTTTAGGAGGATTTAAAATTTGAACCTTTGAATTAGGATCTAGAGCCAAAATCTCGCTTTTTAGGTATTTTGCGTCTCCTACACAAGGACAAGTAAATACATCAAATTTAGTATGTTTAGCTAAAAATGCTGCACTAGTTCCGGTGCCAGATGGCAAAAAAATATCAAAGGTTTTAGAGTGTTTATTGGCCAAAGACTCAATCTCTTTGGCTTGAGAGATAAAGCCCATTTCGGCCTCTTTTTGCCATACTCCTTCGTTTATAAGCAATGAATCTTCCTCGCTTGCTAGCTCTCTTGCTTTTTGCTCTCTATCTTTATCTATAAAAATTTGCATTCCGTTTTCAAGTGCAAATTTAAAATTGCCAATCGGATTATCGGCTAAATTTGAGTTTAAGCTTGAAACTACATAATAAAACTCAAGCTCCTTTATTTTAGCAAATAAACTTATGCTATACATCGCATTTGATTGGCTAGAACCATAGCTCACGACTCTCTTGATGCCTCTTAAGTCGGCTTTTAAAAAATATTCAAGCTTTCTAGCCTTATTTCCATTAAATTCTCCGCCTATCAGATCATCGCGAAGCAGATAAAAATTAAGTCCCTTAAAGCTAATTTTGTGAATATTTTCTATTTTGTTGCTCCAAAAACTTCTCTATCTCTTGCATAGCCTCTTTGTCCGAAAATGAAATTTTAATCTCAATTCTTTTTGAAGCTTCAGCATCTTCCACGCCATCTTTAATAACAAGATCGCTAAAGCTACGTCCGCTTGCCATTAGATACCCTTCAAGCCTCTTATCTTTATTCCAAGAATAGATAAACTGAAGCACCTCATAAGCTCTTTTTTGAGATAGATCAAGGTTATATAAATAGCTGCCTATAGAATTTGTATGTCCCTCTATAACGATTTTATCTATATGTTTTAATATCTCTTCACTATTTAAAATAGCTTCAAAATAGTTCTGCAATATCTCTTTTAAATGTTC
This Campylobacter sp. RM16192 DNA region includes the following protein-coding sequences:
- a CDS encoding flagellin, producing the protein MKLAGYSANLNNHYLEQAKNSSDKALKNIAAERAISGIDSANLIIADNLKAQSSVLEQGITNANDAIAMLQIADSTLANITKSADRINELSVSFNNAALNSDQRRMIRSEATALVKSMDDSLSQASFNGKNIFGGEMNFLTGNGMQGLNLSSINSSDIDVANQDSIHKFISNVNSLRAEIGSTQNAMISGINSSLTKNVALKSSENNMLNNDMAKNITDLNSNNLKLNASIMAQAHNNVNLQNQVTRLLG
- the hisD gene encoding histidinol dehydrogenase; its protein translation is MKFLLTTDTDFREKFDRLVNRSDMDMSHVMPVVSGILNDVKKEGDRELFEQISKFDRWNPDESNFKINPIDMQNAYDDIDDSLRVALNLAYDRIKAYHEKSIPKTWTKRDSVDVLLGAKYTPIDRAGLYIPGGKAAYPSSLLMNAIPAIVAGVKEIVVCTPAVEGKVNKLLLAAMHVCGIKEAFKVGGASAIAAMAYGTKSIKKVDVITGPGNIYVATAKKLVYGEVNIDMIAGPSEIGVIADESANARHIAIDMLSQAEHDELASAFLITPNQAFATKVQEHINEELKSLERREIAGASIKNKSAIIVAKDMNECVSLMNELAVEHLEIATNNALEIMNDIKHAGAIFLGHFTPEAMGDYLAGPNHTLPTGGSARFYSPLGVENFMKKTSIISVGTKGISELGLACMRLAEAEGLTAHKRSVEVRYNEIKGSCL
- a CDS encoding 1-aminocyclopropane-1-carboxylate deaminase, with translation MGGEFNGNKARKLEYFLKADLRGIKRVVSYGSSQSNAMYSISLFAKIKELEFYYVVSSLNSNLADNPIGNFKFALENGMQIFIDKDREQKARELASEEDSLLINEGVWQKEAEMGFISQAKEIESLANKHSKTFDIFLPSGTGTSAAFLAKHTKFDVFTCPCVGDAKYLKSEILALDPNSKVQILNPPKKYHYGDLKFELYEIWQEILKETGIEFDLIYDPVGLLTLFANLDRFKNEILYIHQGGILGNISQKIRYERKIKMREMR